A single region of the Halobacterium wangiae genome encodes:
- a CDS encoding HAD family hydrolase — protein sequence MIGQMRISAAPEKTRHDYLHHRYLWIITEHCRSAGIKRDTFCTEAAREGVRAQLNEIRSGLRSVYDDVAAIRKLNYQMGVVSDNHPRVLSFLLKRFDLTSYFETVRGCRFTPSELDFLKPNPHNVQAAMETLGAESALYVGDKQIDVKAADNAGIDSALLRRERTAESEIDVVPTYEEIDVVPTYEVASLCQLHNVL from the coding sequence ATGATTGGTCAAATGCGCATTTCAGCTGCTCCTGAGAAAACCCGTCATGACTACCTACATCACCGATACTTATGGATTATCACTGAGCACTGTCGTTCGGCCGGAATTAAGCGCGATACCTTCTGCACTGAGGCCGCCCGCGAAGGAGTTCGAGCTCAACTCAACGAGATTCGGTCGGGGCTCCGCTCAGTGTATGATGACGTTGCCGCCATTCGGAAGTTGAACTATCAAATGGGTGTGGTTAGCGACAATCACCCGCGCGTGCTCTCGTTCCTCCTGAAACGGTTCGACCTGACCAGCTACTTCGAGACGGTGCGAGGCTGTCGGTTCACGCCGTCTGAGCTGGACTTCCTGAAACCCAACCCGCATAACGTCCAAGCCGCGATGGAGACGTTGGGTGCCGAGAGCGCCTTGTACGTCGGTGATAAGCAGATCGACGTCAAGGCGGCTGATAACGCTGGTATTGACTCTGCACTGCTGCGACGTGAGCGCACGGCCGAGAGTGAGATTGATGTTGTGCCTACATACGAAGAGATTGATGTTGTGCCCACATACGAAGTAGCATCGTTGTGTCAACTCCACAATGTACTCTAA
- a CDS encoding BGTF surface domain-containing protein, with the protein MTSNSDKLRAVFLTALMIGSVFAAGIAFTGGAAAITSTSADNVNVADGTQDQTVSFTAEAGTDFDGTATGTASITFDEVQNLAFQGVTLTSADQGGSDVSSAVTVSQSGGTVTVDISEADVSSGTNIAIVLTVSVDASSSSATTGAAYSIASDGGSLGSGSTATDATFDITNNPGDGTDDTTFNDGGIVFQGQTAAFDAADGDTNGDSYSAGGYTLYEQTSSDTGSPVRELDTNNGWVNASTSGLDTGTTYFISNDGSNPSSDADVTFTIREQNFDASFDGDSVTNEGDIDLTFESTNRQNEEYTVVVMSEGLDDEDLVDIFDDNYNGVSNIDVNDDDDIDGDGIVITVPAGGDETAAADFTEIDTGSYDFDFVVADTTASDSASVNVTDAADSNTEFVEVSTTARGDIATFNISLTNAEQATVQIGSDGVGYLANVTVTDDDGDGYAAFNVNTYTMGNNTAANASDPGVAFYGVADSETIVNSVDFGTPDLDEPIADGTYRTSVRYGDDVTDTANDVSRLAINPADGVTGQNIWTAPGGSVTSLADVLADAPLSQDDSIAEGDYLIHEVEASGVFGILQNASADDPRQALLNATESGELALTVEQTDASTRQNRDSKTLNYTEALNDSEAIVSTDAANSTFYIVTDLTEINTTEDDRSIRWDNDVYNASVSLQESSLLVSENASASAEFSADTWEASLSMDEYEVESASNQTIEGTSTAADGTSLNVLVESTETPGEGFIFPENEAVVQDGEFNASVNFSGVEVDSEFAISLEDSDGEVDDATGTVVESVDDGTTTTTDDGTTTTTADDTTTTADDTTTTTADDTTTTEGPGGDTGGDDGGDDGSDGGIPGFGMGIALVAILGAALLALRE; encoded by the coding sequence ATGACAAGCAATTCAGACAAACTCCGCGCGGTCTTCCTGACAGCGCTGATGATCGGCAGCGTCTTCGCTGCTGGCATCGCGTTCACAGGAGGCGCCGCCGCGATTACGAGTACATCCGCTGACAACGTCAATGTCGCGGACGGTACTCAAGACCAGACTGTATCGTTCACCGCTGAGGCAGGAACAGACTTCGACGGTACTGCCACAGGCACTGCCAGTATCACCTTTGACGAGGTCCAGAACCTCGCATTCCAGGGTGTGACCCTTACGAGCGCCGACCAGGGGGGCAGTGACGTAAGTAGTGCTGTCACTGTTTCTCAGAGCGGCGGGACGGTCACCGTCGATATCAGTGAAGCAGACGTTAGCAGTGGCACGAATATCGCCATCGTGCTAACGGTAAGCGTTGACGCGTCCAGTTCGAGCGCCACGACTGGTGCAGCCTACTCGATCGCGTCCGACGGTGGCTCGCTCGGCTCTGGTAGCACGGCCACTGACGCTACGTTCGACATCACCAACAACCCAGGTGACGGTACTGACGATACGACCTTCAACGACGGCGGCATCGTCTTCCAGGGTCAGACCGCAGCCTTCGATGCTGCTGACGGTGACACCAACGGCGACTCCTACTCTGCCGGTGGTTACACGCTTTACGAGCAGACGAGCTCCGACACGGGCTCGCCCGTTCGTGAACTCGACACCAACAACGGCTGGGTGAACGCGTCGACGTCCGGTCTCGATACCGGCACGACGTACTTCATCAGCAACGACGGCTCGAACCCGAGTTCCGACGCTGACGTGACGTTCACGATTCGGGAGCAGAACTTCGATGCGTCCTTCGACGGTGACTCGGTCACCAACGAGGGCGACATCGACCTGACCTTCGAATCCACGAACCGTCAGAACGAGGAGTACACGGTCGTCGTGATGTCTGAGGGCCTCGACGACGAGGACCTCGTCGACATCTTCGACGACAACTACAACGGCGTGAGCAATATCGACGTCAACGATGACGACGATATCGACGGTGACGGTATCGTCATCACCGTGCCCGCTGGTGGCGACGAGACCGCCGCTGCGGACTTCACGGAGATTGACACTGGCTCGTACGACTTCGACTTCGTGGTTGCTGACACGACCGCGTCCGACAGCGCGAGCGTCAACGTCACTGACGCCGCTGACTCGAACACCGAGTTCGTCGAGGTCAGCACCACAGCCCGTGGTGACATCGCCACGTTCAACATCTCGCTGACGAACGCCGAGCAGGCAACTGTCCAGATCGGTTCGGATGGTGTTGGTTACCTCGCGAACGTGACGGTGACTGACGATGATGGCGACGGCTACGCTGCCTTCAACGTCAACACGTACACGATGGGTAACAACACAGCCGCTAACGCGTCCGATCCCGGTGTTGCGTTCTACGGAGTTGCTGACTCCGAGACGATCGTCAACTCCGTCGATTTCGGCACGCCTGACCTCGACGAACCCATCGCCGACGGTACTTACCGCACGTCCGTGCGCTACGGCGACGATGTGACCGACACGGCCAACGACGTCAGCCGCCTCGCCATCAACCCGGCGGACGGCGTGACCGGCCAGAACATCTGGACTGCACCTGGCGGCAGCGTCACTTCCCTCGCTGACGTGCTCGCGGACGCGCCGCTCTCCCAGGACGACTCCATTGCCGAGGGCGACTACCTCATCCACGAGGTCGAAGCCAGCGGTGTCTTCGGCATCCTCCAGAACGCCTCCGCGGACGACCCGCGACAGGCGCTGCTGAACGCGACCGAGAGCGGTGAGCTCGCCCTGACGGTCGAGCAGACTGACGCGAGCACGCGCCAGAACCGTGACTCGAAGACGCTGAACTACACGGAAGCGCTCAACGACTCCGAGGCCATCGTGTCCACGGACGCTGCGAACAGCACGTTCTACATCGTGACTGATCTCACCGAGATCAACACGACCGAGGACGACCGCAGCATCCGGTGGGACAACGACGTCTACAACGCGTCCGTCTCACTGCAGGAAAGCAGCCTGCTCGTGAGCGAGAACGCTTCGGCGTCCGCTGAATTCTCGGCTGACACGTGGGAGGCTTCGCTCTCGATGGACGAGTACGAAGTCGAATCCGCGTCCAACCAGACGATCGAAGGCACGTCGACTGCTGCTGACGGCACGTCGCTGAACGTGCTCGTCGAGTCGACGGAGACGCCCGGTGAAGGCTTCATCTTCCCGGAGAACGAAGCAGTCGTCCAGGATGGCGAGTTCAACGCCTCTGTCAACTTCAGCGGCGTTGAGGTCGACTCCGAGTTCGCCATCAGCCTCGAAGACAGTGATGGTGAGGTCGACGACGCGACTGGTACGGTTGTCGAGTCCGTTGACGATGGTACGACGACGACCACCGACGACGGTACGACGACCACGACCGCGGACGACACGACGACGACCGCGGACGACACGACCACCACCACCGCTGACGACACCACGACCACGGAGGGTCCGGGTGGCGACACGGGCGGTGACGACGGTGGCGACGACGGCTCGGACGGCGGGATCCCCGGCTTCGGCATGGGTATCGCGCTGGTCGCCATCCTCGGCGCTGCGCTCCTCGCACTGCGCGAGTAA
- a CDS encoding AAA family ATPase, which translates to MVEAFAVASGKGGTGKTTSTLALGMALAEDHDVTVVDADPGIANLLFHAGLADADVTLHDLLLADNDATVSDAVHERLGLKVVPCGTSLADFRAADPDRLRDVVADLAADTDVLLLDSPATLSSRSGVLPVVLADRAVVVVHPTIPALSDGLKVQEYATSYGTGVAGVIFNKVQDPAAVERVADQSERYFEGPTLGTVPEADAVRAARRAGEPLLAHAPESDAAAAYRRIADAIDVQDATPDAVADRFRSAVVPEQP; encoded by the coding sequence ATGGTTGAAGCGTTCGCTGTCGCCAGCGGGAAAGGCGGCACCGGGAAGACGACGAGCACGCTCGCACTCGGAATGGCACTCGCCGAAGACCACGACGTCACCGTCGTCGACGCCGACCCCGGAATAGCGAACCTCCTCTTCCACGCCGGCCTCGCAGACGCCGACGTCACCCTCCACGACCTCCTGCTCGCCGACAACGACGCCACCGTCTCCGACGCCGTCCACGAGCGCTTAGGCCTGAAGGTAGTCCCCTGCGGAACCAGCCTCGCCGACTTCCGAGCGGCAGACCCCGACCGCCTCCGCGACGTCGTTGCGGACCTCGCCGCCGACACGGACGTCCTCCTCCTGGACTCACCAGCGACACTGTCCAGTCGAAGCGGTGTCCTCCCCGTCGTGCTCGCCGACCGGGCGGTGGTCGTCGTCCATCCGACGATCCCAGCGCTCTCGGACGGCCTGAAGGTCCAGGAGTACGCGACGTCGTACGGCACGGGAGTCGCCGGCGTCATCTTCAACAAAGTCCAGGACCCGGCCGCCGTCGAGCGCGTCGCCGACCAGTCCGAGCGCTACTTCGAGGGACCGACCCTCGGCACCGTCCCCGAAGCCGACGCGGTGCGCGCAGCGCGCCGCGCGGGCGAGCCCCTCCTCGCGCACGCCCCGGAGAGCGACGCCGCGGCCGCCTACCGCCGCATCGCTGACGCCATCGACGTCCAGGACGCCACACCCGACGCGGTCGCCGACCGCTTCCGGAGCGCCGTCGTCCCAGAGCAGCCATGA
- a CDS encoding GrpB family protein, producing MVGLERGTVELEPYRAEWKDRYSEEVDRLQNIAGDRFVDFEHIGSTAIEGIPAKPIIDVMAVVDDLDDAEAFIPVLEEHGYEYRPGDVDGRLFFAKGPRTNRTIYLSIAEHGSSFYNEKIAFREYLREHSDVAERYASLKKRLAERYPENREKYTAAKADFIRDILDRAMNE from the coding sequence ATGGTCGGATTAGAACGAGGAACTGTCGAGCTGGAGCCGTATCGAGCGGAGTGGAAGGACCGCTACAGCGAAGAAGTAGATCGACTGCAAAACATCGCGGGCGATCGATTCGTCGATTTCGAACACATCGGGAGCACTGCTATCGAGGGAATCCCTGCGAAACCGATAATAGACGTCATGGCGGTCGTTGACGATCTTGACGACGCAGAAGCCTTCATCCCCGTACTCGAAGAACACGGATACGAATACCGTCCCGGAGATGTCGATGGACGACTCTTCTTCGCCAAGGGGCCCCGGACGAATCGCACCATCTACCTCTCCATCGCCGAGCACGGGAGCAGCTTCTACAACGAGAAAATCGCCTTCAGAGAGTATCTCCGAGAACACTCCGATGTCGCCGAACGATACGCCTCCTTGAAAAAGCGGTTAGCAGAGAGATATCCGGAGAACAGAGAGAAATACACCGCTGCGAAGGCGGATTTCATTCGGGACATTCTCGACAGGGCGATGAACGAGTAG
- a CDS encoding ImmA/IrrE family metallo-endopeptidase, producing the protein MSQTSDPGVCFEDFGTRRDEMHQTINEWIEDLAGSVGEARASAEFQDWLNVQSQFHDYSYRNTLLIRTQCLGASRVAGYHTWQNEFERHVKVGESAIWIWAPIITKQCPNCGKSPTHHERGDCEYNDLPTDEWPRGLVGFRPTAVFDVSQTEGEPLPELDTEARGDALGLVTALIDAGETLNIDVCLVEAGEWEYGDALGVCTPGSSGDSRAFVEVKACSNQASMAGTLIHEYAHALLHTDIDETERSKREVEAEAVAHVVGRYYNLDTSGSAFYLAAWEPDNPEIVRERLERITRTATRIIDAL; encoded by the coding sequence ATGTCACAAACGAGTGATCCCGGAGTCTGCTTCGAGGATTTTGGGACGCGGCGAGACGAGATGCATCAAACCATCAACGAGTGGATCGAGGACCTCGCGGGGAGTGTTGGTGAGGCGCGAGCGAGCGCAGAGTTCCAAGACTGGCTCAACGTTCAGAGCCAGTTCCACGACTACTCCTATCGGAATACGCTCTTGATTAGGACGCAATGCCTAGGCGCCTCGAGGGTTGCGGGCTATCACACCTGGCAGAACGAGTTCGAGCGTCATGTGAAGGTGGGTGAGTCAGCAATCTGGATTTGGGCACCCATCATCACCAAGCAATGCCCCAACTGCGGGAAATCCCCCACCCACCACGAGCGCGGTGACTGCGAGTACAATGACCTCCCAACGGATGAGTGGCCGAGGGGGTTGGTTGGGTTCCGGCCAACTGCGGTGTTTGACGTCTCCCAGACCGAGGGCGAACCCCTTCCCGAGCTTGACACGGAAGCCCGGGGGGACGCCCTCGGACTCGTGACCGCCCTCATAGACGCTGGTGAGACTCTCAATATCGACGTTTGTCTTGTGGAGGCGGGTGAGTGGGAGTACGGCGACGCACTGGGCGTCTGTACGCCGGGGAGTTCGGGGGATTCTCGGGCATTCGTGGAGGTGAAGGCGTGCTCGAATCAGGCTAGTATGGCGGGGACGCTCATCCACGAGTACGCGCACGCACTCCTCCACACCGACATCGATGAGACCGAGCGGTCGAAGCGTGAGGTTGAGGCTGAGGCCGTAGCGCACGTCGTCGGGCGCTACTACAACCTCGACACATCGGGCTCTGCGTTCTACCTCGCCGCGTGGGAACCAGACAACCCCGAGATTGTTCGCGAGCGCCTTGAGCGAATTACTCGAACCGCAACTAGAATCATCGACGCCCTCTAA
- a CDS encoding MFS transporter, which produces MTLTERALWQNRDFRRFFAGQFVTNAGDSLYTVAILWLAFDLSGSTAITGALNAILLLPWLLQVFAGPLVDRLPLESILVGSQVAQGVVVLALPLAATTGHLSVTVLFTVAPVLMLATLLMAPMETALLPRIVDDERLSGANSALSTVTLGFDMVFDAIGGGLIAVAGAMTLFLTDSLTFAVAALCFAGITLQPSNEQAANDPDENADATIRSTLKSYSSDLRAGVEILRGTVFVELLLMTAVANFTTGVTLAILPAVGDSLGGPFAYGLLLGALGIGRLVGSVIAPYVEGIPYGTVLLSQGLGAVCWIAAAVSPTPALSIALFGLAWIPAGISGVLTATLNQRVFPAELLGRVSATKGTASGATLPLGSLVGGTVAEALGTTTTMALAASGFGFTAVYVLLRPRLRRLPAIETATPDDFDLETETHQSAK; this is translated from the coding sequence ATGACCCTCACCGAGCGCGCGCTCTGGCAGAACCGCGACTTCCGACGGTTCTTCGCCGGCCAGTTCGTGACGAACGCCGGCGACAGCCTCTACACCGTCGCCATCCTCTGGCTCGCCTTCGACCTGAGCGGCTCCACCGCCATCACCGGAGCACTAAACGCGATTCTATTGCTCCCGTGGCTGCTACAGGTGTTCGCCGGCCCACTCGTTGATCGCCTCCCGCTTGAATCCATCCTCGTCGGCTCACAAGTCGCCCAGGGCGTCGTCGTCCTCGCCCTCCCACTCGCCGCGACCACAGGCCATCTGAGCGTCACCGTCCTGTTCACCGTCGCCCCCGTCCTGATGCTCGCAACGCTCCTGATGGCCCCGATGGAGACCGCCCTCCTCCCCCGAATCGTCGATGACGAACGGCTCTCCGGGGCCAACTCCGCGCTCTCGACGGTGACACTCGGATTCGATATGGTGTTCGATGCCATCGGCGGCGGCCTCATCGCTGTCGCCGGCGCGATGACGCTGTTCCTCACGGACTCGCTGACGTTCGCCGTCGCCGCGCTCTGCTTCGCCGGCATCACACTGCAACCATCCAACGAACAAGCGGCGAACGATCCGGACGAGAACGCCGACGCGACCATCAGATCAACCCTCAAGTCGTATAGCTCGGACCTGCGCGCAGGCGTCGAGATCCTCCGTGGCACCGTCTTCGTCGAACTCCTGCTGATGACCGCCGTGGCGAACTTCACCACCGGGGTGACGCTGGCGATTCTGCCGGCAGTCGGCGATAGCCTCGGCGGCCCCTTCGCCTACGGATTGCTACTGGGGGCGCTCGGCATTGGCCGCCTCGTCGGCTCCGTCATCGCACCGTACGTCGAGGGAATCCCCTACGGCACCGTACTCCTCTCCCAGGGGCTTGGTGCAGTATGCTGGATCGCGGCGGCGGTCTCGCCAACACCGGCACTTTCGATTGCCCTGTTCGGCCTCGCGTGGATTCCAGCTGGCATCTCTGGCGTACTCACCGCGACCCTGAATCAGCGCGTGTTCCCGGCTGAGCTCCTCGGGCGGGTCTCCGCGACGAAGGGGACCGCCTCGGGAGCGACGCTTCCGCTTGGCTCACTCGTCGGCGGGACCGTGGCCGAAGCGTTAGGAACCACGACGACGATGGCGCTGGCCGCGAGCGGCTTCGGCTTCACTGCCGTCTACGTCCTCCTTCGACCACGCCTCCGCCGACTCCCCGCCATCGAAACGGCAACTCCCGACGACTTCGACCTAGAGACCGAGACACACCAATCGGCTAAGTAG
- a CDS encoding BGTF surface domain-containing protein: MTVTDGDDGTTFNDGGIVFQGQSAAYDAFDADGNYADNYTLYERIDGSTGSPVRELDAEGGWVNASTSGLDTGTTYFISNDGQNPTNADATFTIRQQDFSTSFATSSVANNAEVDLTIESTNRQNNAYDVYVTSSGLDDSELVDVFANFGSTNVDVNGDDDVDGDGIQITVDAGGDVTEGADFTGIDAGEYSFDFDVTDTTASDSGSVNVTDAAEANSQFESITQTARGDIATVNVSLTSATQATVKLGSESSGYLANVTVTDSNEDGYATFNINTYTMGNNTAANASEPGVAFYTGAEGDTVDSVDIGTEDLENPIADGNYRATVRTGADSTATANDVSRLSIVPADGVTGQTVWTAPGGSVDDIADVLSDAPLSEDDSIAEGDYVIHEVTANGVFGVLQNASTVNDTEALLNASANGELSLSVEQTEASTRQNRNAKTLNYTEALDNGNAVAVTDSANSTVYIVADLASVNTESATGIQWDQDVYNASVTLNAASNLVSANSTAAAEFSADSLETSLSMNEYEVESASNQTITAETTAADGTAFNVLIESIETPGDGFIKPDNGATAENGEINAQVDFSDVEVDSTFSIDLEDADGSPVDDATGTVVESTGGTTTTTADDTTTTTTADDTTTTTTEEPDDTTTTTAGTGGDTGGDDGGDDGGSDGGIPGFGMGIALVAILGAALLALRE, from the coding sequence GTGACCGTCACTGACGGCGATGACGGCACGACCTTCAACGACGGCGGCATCGTCTTCCAGGGCCAGTCGGCCGCTTACGATGCCTTCGACGCTGACGGTAACTACGCTGACAACTACACGCTCTACGAGCGTATCGACGGCTCCACGGGTTCGCCCGTTCGTGAGCTGGACGCCGAGGGTGGCTGGGTGAACGCGTCTACTTCCGGTCTCGACACCGGCACGACGTACTTCATCAGCAACGACGGTCAGAACCCGACCAATGCTGACGCGACGTTCACGATTCGTCAGCAGGACTTCAGCACCAGCTTCGCTACGAGTTCGGTCGCGAACAACGCTGAGGTTGACCTGACGATCGAGTCCACGAACCGTCAGAACAACGCCTACGACGTCTACGTGACGTCCAGTGGTCTCGACGACAGCGAACTCGTCGATGTCTTCGCCAACTTCGGTTCGACAAACGTTGACGTCAACGGCGACGACGACGTCGACGGCGACGGTATCCAGATTACCGTTGACGCTGGCGGCGATGTCACCGAAGGTGCGGACTTCACTGGCATCGACGCTGGTGAGTACTCCTTCGACTTCGACGTGACGGACACGACCGCTTCCGACAGCGGCTCTGTCAACGTCACGGACGCAGCCGAAGCGAACAGCCAGTTCGAGTCGATCACGCAGACGGCCCGTGGTGACATCGCCACGGTCAACGTCTCGCTGACCAGCGCGACCCAGGCGACCGTCAAGCTCGGGTCCGAGAGCTCTGGCTACCTCGCGAACGTCACGGTCACGGACTCCAACGAGGACGGCTACGCGACGTTCAACATCAACACGTACACGATGGGGAACAACACGGCCGCGAACGCCTCCGAGCCTGGTGTTGCGTTCTACACCGGCGCTGAGGGCGACACCGTGGACTCCGTCGACATCGGTACGGAAGACCTTGAGAACCCGATTGCGGACGGTAACTACCGCGCGACGGTTCGCACCGGTGCGGACTCGACCGCGACCGCGAACGACGTGAGCCGTCTCTCGATCGTGCCGGCTGACGGTGTGACCGGCCAGACAGTCTGGACGGCACCCGGCGGCAGCGTCGACGACATCGCTGACGTGCTGAGCGACGCGCCGCTCTCCGAGGATGACTCCATCGCCGAGGGCGACTACGTCATCCACGAGGTTACCGCGAACGGTGTCTTCGGCGTTCTCCAGAACGCCTCCACTGTGAACGACACTGAGGCGCTGCTGAACGCGTCCGCGAATGGCGAACTCTCGCTTTCGGTCGAGCAGACCGAAGCGAGCACGCGCCAGAACCGCAACGCGAAGACGCTCAACTACACGGAAGCGCTCGACAACGGCAACGCAGTTGCAGTCACTGACTCTGCGAACAGCACGGTGTACATCGTTGCTGACCTCGCAAGCGTCAACACGGAAAGCGCCACCGGCATCCAGTGGGACCAGGACGTCTACAACGCGTCGGTCACGCTGAACGCCGCCTCGAACCTCGTCAGCGCGAACTCCACGGCGGCCGCCGAATTCTCGGCCGACTCCCTGGAGACCTCGCTCTCGATGAACGAGTACGAGGTCGAATCCGCGAGCAACCAGACCATCACGGCCGAGACGACGGCCGCTGACGGGACTGCGTTCAACGTGCTCATCGAGTCGATCGAGACACCCGGCGACGGCTTCATCAAGCCGGACAACGGGGCAACCGCCGAGAACGGCGAGATTAACGCTCAGGTCGACTTCAGCGACGTCGAAGTCGACTCCACGTTCTCCATCGACCTTGAGGACGCGGACGGCAGCCCGGTTGACGACGCGACTGGTACGGTTGTCGAGTCCACTGGTGGCACGACGACGACCACCGCGGACGACACGACGACCACCACGACCGCGGACGACACGACCACCACGACCACCGAAGAGCCGGACGACACCACCACGACCACCGCGGGCACTGGCGGTGACACCGGCGGTGACGACGGTGGCGACGACGGCGGCTCGGACGGCGGGATCCCCGGCTTCGGCATGGGTATCGCGCTGGTCGCCATCCTCGGCGCTGCGCTCCTCGCACTGCGCGAGTAA
- a CDS encoding homing endonuclease associated repeat-containing protein yields the protein MASLSEDDLLEEIDRLAAEYGRPPTLQELRDHGEYGASTYYTYFGSWQDALEAAGYEPRPPQTAATKQELLEELQRLANEIGHPPSVSEMNVEGVYWASTYKNHFDSWANALEAAGLDSTRADLPIGRPRLRAALIELGETLEKRPTFREMEDQGKYDPTTYIREYGSWKEALEAAGFEPPTDLTEDTLLRDLVELAGELGKQPSQRDMNNHGSHSHTTYVRHFGSWSNAIEAAFDTD from the coding sequence ATGGCCAGCCTTAGCGAGGACGACCTCCTCGAAGAAATCGACCGCCTCGCAGCCGAGTATGGTCGCCCGCCAACCCTCCAGGAACTCCGCGACCACGGCGAGTACGGTGCCTCCACGTACTACACCTACTTCGGGTCCTGGCAGGACGCCCTTGAGGCCGCCGGCTACGAACCACGCCCACCACAAACCGCCGCCACAAAGCAGGAGCTACTCGAGGAACTCCAGCGCCTTGCCAACGAGATTGGGCACCCACCCTCAGTCTCGGAAATGAACGTCGAGGGTGTGTACTGGGCTTCGACGTACAAGAACCACTTCGACTCATGGGCGAACGCTCTCGAGGCGGCTGGCCTCGACTCCACTAGAGCCGACTTACCAATCGGTCGACCCAGACTACGGGCCGCACTCATTGAGCTCGGTGAGACCCTCGAGAAGCGACCGACGTTCCGCGAAATGGAAGACCAAGGAAAGTATGATCCGACGACGTACATCCGCGAGTATGGGTCCTGGAAGGAGGCGCTCGAAGCAGCAGGCTTCGAACCACCAACAGACCTTACCGAGGATACGTTACTGAGGGATCTCGTGGAGCTCGCTGGTGAGCTCGGGAAACAGCCATCTCAGCGGGATATGAATAATCATGGCTCACATAGTCATACGACGTACGTCCGGCACTTCGGTTCGTGGTCGAACGCAATCGAAGCTGCCTTCGACACAGACTGA
- a CDS encoding DNA-binding protein — protein sequence MSSKQARSKVVSVEEQTFEQTGEQAVDEDGFELVDETPEFRATVELEIQAKVAANHSDGLISTRGERIRGATLEEEERIRGREAELERIRARALLGSKDGRAERTRTVVAKQSVGRRRDFEERAGSVDPWADPNRGDPREALTREQLAAVNAESVRLARALDGWSRAAISRRLAEPVADGVDVTSAVLSVFEQLQTAPGHVIPIGKLEDVNRKEVSIEGRIEVLWNPSHPSIAQVGLIEDESGRVKFTVWERSNQPIVREGEVVRFRGAAKNWYEGRCSLALTGWSRIHFPERDAWWGE from the coding sequence ATGTCAAGTAAGCAAGCGCGTAGCAAGGTCGTTTCGGTCGAAGAACAAACGTTTGAGCAAACAGGCGAGCAGGCGGTCGATGAGGACGGGTTCGAACTCGTCGATGAGACTCCAGAGTTCCGGGCGACGGTGGAGCTGGAGATCCAGGCAAAAGTGGCCGCAAACCACTCAGATGGGCTGATTAGTACTCGTGGGGAGCGGATTCGTGGCGCAACCCTCGAAGAAGAAGAACGCATCAGGGGCCGGGAGGCTGAGTTAGAGCGCATTCGAGCGCGAGCTCTCCTGGGAAGTAAGGATGGGCGAGCAGAGCGGACACGAACGGTTGTCGCGAAGCAGAGCGTCGGGCGGCGTCGGGACTTCGAGGAGCGTGCTGGGAGTGTGGATCCGTGGGCGGACCCGAATCGCGGAGATCCCCGGGAAGCACTTACTCGAGAACAGTTGGCAGCGGTGAACGCAGAATCAGTGCGGTTAGCCAGGGCGCTAGATGGGTGGTCGCGAGCAGCAATCAGCCGACGACTCGCAGAACCCGTAGCCGATGGGGTGGACGTTACGAGTGCAGTCCTCAGTGTGTTCGAACAATTACAGACCGCGCCCGGGCACGTGATTCCAATCGGGAAGCTCGAGGACGTCAACCGCAAGGAGGTGAGTATCGAGGGCCGAATCGAGGTATTGTGGAATCCTTCGCATCCGAGCATCGCGCAGGTCGGGCTAATCGAGGACGAGAGTGGGCGCGTGAAGTTCACGGTCTGGGAGCGCTCAAATCAACCAATAGTGCGGGAAGGCGAAGTAGTGCGGTTCCGGGGGGCTGCGAAGAACTGGTATGAGGGCCGGTGCTCACTCGCGTTGACGGGGTGGTCGCGAATTCACTTCCCAGAGCGCGACGCGTGGTGGGGCGAATAG